In Mycobacteriales bacterium, a single window of DNA contains:
- a CDS encoding GAF domain-containing protein produces MPAHEAWTLPGREVAYQPGQPTLEALTTGRTVVTPGETSEFDFAAVAPTPESAAFARQVGLHSAITVPLVARGQNLGVLSFALSASPRRFGPDEIALAARLASRAAVAIDSALLFRKEQRSGRR; encoded by the coding sequence CTGCCGGCCCACGAAGCCTGGACATTGCCCGGGCGCGAGGTGGCTTACCAGCCGGGACAGCCGACGCTCGAGGCGCTCACGACTGGTCGCACTGTAGTCACGCCCGGCGAAACGTCGGAGTTCGACTTCGCGGCTGTCGCCCCCACCCCCGAGTCCGCGGCGTTCGCCAGGCAGGTGGGGTTGCACTCGGCGATCACGGTGCCGCTGGTCGCCCGCGGCCAGAACCTCGGTGTGCTGTCCTTCGCCCTGTCCGCGAGCCCGCGGCGGTTCGGGCCCGACGAGATCGCGCTGGCGGCGCGACTGGCCAGCCGGGCCGCGGTGGCGATCGACAGCGCGCTGCTGTTTCGCAAGGAACAGCGGTCGGGTCGGCGGTGA
- a CDS encoding PP2C family protein-serine/threonine phosphatase, which translates to MRAAALTGQLRAGVRGYAVQDLPPADALTYLDEVGDGLDEVGDGIVTCVYAVYDPAEQALCLANAGHLPPLLLGAQRVELLTQGGPPPGAGGSPYDQSEVEFPVGSTLVRYAEGPVESRTADLDVGITRLIEALTPVPGRVTDIPRLGHPTARPGRGTRRRRGPRRGATGP; encoded by the coding sequence ATCCGCGCAGCCGCGCTGACGGGACAACTGCGGGCCGGCGTCCGCGGTTACGCGGTGCAGGACCTGCCGCCGGCGGACGCCCTCACCTACCTCGACGAGGTGGGCGACGGGCTCGACGAGGTGGGTGACGGCATAGTGACCTGCGTCTACGCGGTCTACGACCCCGCGGAACAGGCGCTGTGCCTGGCCAACGCCGGCCACCTGCCCCCACTGCTGCTGGGGGCGCAGCGGGTCGAGCTGCTAACCCAGGGCGGTCCCCCGCCCGGCGCGGGCGGAAGCCCATACGACCAGAGCGAGGTGGAATTCCCCGTGGGATCCACACTTGTCCGCTACGCCGAGGGTCCGGTCGAGAGCCGCACCGCGGACCTCGACGTTGGCATCACCCGGCTGATCGAAGCGCTCACCCCGGTACCCGGGCGCGTGACCGATATCCCCCGTCTTGGCCACCCGACTGCTCGACCCGGACGAGGGACACGACGACGACGTGGCCCTCGTCGCGGTGCGACCGGACCCTGA
- a CDS encoding ATP-binding protein, with amino-acid sequence MATRLLDPDEGHDDDVALVAVRPDPDLAPYLATLPLLPEATAVRRARAFLRASLAPWDVPADLLPTAELLVGELVTNGIRHAHGDLELRLHRTERELYIEVVDGHGRIPHRRQFTLDREDRRGLNLVDALASRWGARILVDGRKVVWCALRLPARDTVGSSRRRDEPG; translated from the coding sequence TTGGCCACCCGACTGCTCGACCCGGACGAGGGACACGACGACGACGTGGCCCTCGTCGCGGTGCGACCGGACCCTGATCTCGCGCCCTACCTGGCCACGCTCCCGCTGCTTCCGGAAGCCACCGCGGTCCGCCGTGCCCGGGCGTTTCTGCGCGCCAGCCTGGCGCCCTGGGATGTTCCCGCCGACCTGCTGCCGACCGCGGAACTGCTGGTCGGCGAGCTGGTCACCAACGGGATCCGACACGCCCACGGGGACCTCGAGCTTCGGCTGCACCGCACCGAGCGGGAGCTCTACATCGAGGTGGTCGACGGACACGGCCGGATACCGCACCGCCGGCAGTTCACCCTCGATCGCGAGGACAGGCGGGGCCTGAACCTGGTCGATGCGCTCGCCAGCCGTTGGGGCGCCCGAATCCTCGTCGACGGGCGCAAGGTCGTCTGGTGCGCGTTGCGCCTGCCGGCGCGGGACACCGTCGGCTCATCCCGGCGCCGGGACGAGCCCGGCTGA